In the Primulina eburnea isolate SZY01 chromosome 15, ASM2296580v1, whole genome shotgun sequence genome, AAATTATGTCAGAACCGCATAAACACAAAGGCATTAGAAATTGCAaccaaacaataaaaaaaaacactcGGCAAAACTAAATACGTAGTGTGGGACATGAACTAAAATACAACACCTCTTTATCAAATATGTTGGAATTGCCGTTCAGCATGTCTCAAGAAAAAAGAGATAGATCAGTTGTCTCAGTGAAGAGAGAAATATCCGTTGAAGTAAAAAGCTCTTTAATGAGCTACATCTTTAGAGTCCCacgaatttaaaataatgcaaaattCTTACCCAAACGCATAAACACCCAGTGTTCCCGGACCTTTTCATTACACTCACCGCCAGCTAGAAGGCCAATAGCCGTGAATACCATACCCCGTCTTCCAGTTGTCCAAGAAAACCACCTTCTTCACAGCCCAGAAAGAtgtaaaaaacacaaaaatcaTCAACACTCTCTGCACAGTCCTATTCCTCAGCCTAACCATGGCGTGAGTCACGAACGCCAGCAAGAGGCCCACGATTGTATATAAGAATCCAACAGAAAATCCTTCGGCCCCTAGCTGTGTCCCTGAGCCCTGGTAAAAGAAAACTAATTTCCCCGGATCTTGCCTGTCCATCATGAACATTGGCATCTTCCTGATTATGTTAAACATCGCCCCTGAAACGCTGAAGAAGTAAACAAAAATGGCTCCAGCCATCCATATATTCTTATCATGCAAGAAAGTATTCCAGGCAAccaatttcttcaagaaaaaaGGAGTCCAAATCAATACAACAGCGACTGCGAAAAAGATTTGTTTTTTGGAAACTACAGGAGGGCGATTAATGGGACCAACGGAGAGCTTAGTCCTGGATTCAATAAACTCGGCCATGGATTCAGCCAATCTGGAAAAATCGGAGGCCTCCATTTGGATCGTGTCTCCTTTTAAGTCAGCGGCCGACGGAGGGACTAGACGGATGTGAGGAAGAGATTTGATCCCGAATTGAGCAAAAGAAGCCTGAGATTCTCCGAATTCGATTTCGAAGAAAAAGAGGGATTTCTGATTAGGTCTATTGGATTGGAAAGTGGAGGAGACAAGGGAGAATTCGTTTTTAAGAGTTGGAAGAGAGAGCTCAGGCTTGGAGTGGAGCTGTTTTGCGTCGAAAAAGATGAGAAAGTGGAAGGGACGAGGGGTGGGTAAGGCGAGGATGCGGCGGAGGAGTGGGTCGGTTAGGTGGATGACGCCGGTTGAGGACTGCGACTGGAGGGCAGACAGGTCAGAAACAACGGAGTCTGACGAGGAGAGGGCATGAAATGTGAGGAggcggaggaggaggaggaagaCGGCGGCACAAGGGGTTAAAGAGATCGCCATTGGTGGCGAAACTAGAGTTTGGAGCAATAGAAGCCAAGACTTTTGGTTTATGGTCAAGTAAATGTTTGAATTTTTGTCAAATGGGAGGCTGACTCGGATTTCTCCTCACTTGTCTCTTCCAATCATATCGTGACACTTCATTCTTGAGCCTTTGGGCCAacataaacatttcaaaaatGTCATAACAAAAAAGAAACATGGCCCAAGTAACATTATGGGCtatttgtaaatttttattttggttcGGAACGACAAATTGGAAGAATATATCCTCCCGTTTctcatattaaaaaattcaatcatATTTATCAGGAgttttatactttatttttaaaaatataagattttaaatacatttaattttatatatcatatttttcgatttttttaagAAATGTTAATACGATTTACTcgtaaaatttataattttaaagttccaaaatataaataaattatatataacaGTACGATTTATTTTCTCTTTCCAGAAAATTTTATACTCCTTGAAGATCAAGACACTATTACAGggaaaattaattcatttaattttatttttatattattaacaatgaatttgtatttttcttttatgtAACTTGCATTTTCATTTTTGACTTATTAACTGCGATATTTGTATTTTTAGTTCTGTAATcctcatgttttttttttttgtcttttttctGAAAATTGCTTAGGTAATGGTAGTAGATACCGACATAGATTTTGGGGAAAAAAACTTAGATATACGTCATGATTTTTCGCTAACACTATAAATTTCAGTAaagaaaatacaaaaaattcagccaaaaaagacaaaaaaataaaaataagttgTTTATGAATTATACACGTCCAGATACTGTAGACATCGAAAGCTACATTAATGTGCTGATATGTAGCCTTGAGCAAAGTGCAGAAACGAACGTGAACCATTACCCAACATTTACCTAAAACCAGAAATCAATCTCTTGTATCTTTTTCTATCAGGTTTATACCCTAATACTAGCATTTCATCATGTAATTTCATGGCTTT is a window encoding:
- the LOC140813844 gene encoding probable dolichyl-diphosphooligosaccharide--protein glycosyltransferase subunit 3B, with protein sequence MAISLTPCAAVFLLLLRLLTFHALSSSDSVVSDLSALQSQSSTGVIHLTDPLLRRILALPTPRPFHFLIFFDAKQLHSKPELSLPTLKNEFSLVSSTFQSNRPNQKSLFFFEIEFGESQASFAQFGIKSLPHIRLVPPSAADLKGDTIQMEASDFSRLAESMAEFIESRTKLSVGPINRPPVVSKKQIFFAVAVVLIWTPFFLKKLVAWNTFLHDKNIWMAGAIFVYFFSVSGAMFNIIRKMPMFMMDRQDPGKLVFFYQGSGTQLGAEGFSVGFLYTIVGLLLAFVTHAMVRLRNRTVQRVLMIFVFFTSFWAVKKVVFLDNWKTGYGIHGYWPSSWR